The genomic window CTGCCGGCAAATTTCCCATTATTTGTATCATAAGTCGTGACTTGTACTTGAAACGTAAGACACAAGACATTACTGTCTGACTACAGACTTCTGCACCGTTGACAACCTACAACTGTTCACGCAGGGTGCTCACCAAAGCTCTTGGACCAACATAACAATTCGATCAATGTAGATAACGGACATAGCTTCTGATAAAATGAGGGAACATTTTGCATCATATGTAATAGGAGCGTTTACAAGTCGCCCCCAACTCTCAACTCTCGTGTATAAAGGGGGTCAATTCTTGAAGTTTCTGACCCACTTTGGCGCTCTTACGAACTATTTCAATATATTCTCGAAATTCTTTATTTTGCAATATATCAATAAttttatgaaatgaaatcaaacATGATCGATTTGTTCTTACATCTACAGATGAAACGGGACACCCGTAATAACTTTGCATGTGACGAATAGGACTCGATGAGAGGGTTCTCGTCAACCCTAAGAGTCAGCATGACAGCTGATTTTTTTCCCTCCAACTTGCGCGCTTTGTCCGAGAGGTGGACATACTCGTTGAAAGGCCACTCATATTGAGGTCTACCGAGAAATTCTGGAACCTCGTGACACTATGTCAGCTGGGTTCTGTTTTGTTGGCACATGACGCCAAACTACGTTCTATGACCACTCTTGAATTTCAGCCACCCTGTTCGAAACGAACGTAGCCAGTGTCGATGGGTGTGACTGTATCCAATGTAGAGTTATTTCCGAATCCGATCGACTGGAAGTCCTCTGCTCCAATAAGCATATCTATTTTTTGCAGCTTATAAAAGTGTGAGTCAGCTAATTTCAGATTGTAAGGTATTTTCCACCCAGTGGTATTAACGGTTGGAGGTGACTGAAATGACAAAATGGAGTTCAGGATTCAGAAGTCCAATCATACCTTACTGCGATTCACTCGTGGCTTCGACACAGTGTGTAGCAATTTCTTAACTTGGATTTAGCGATCCCAAGTCGATTGGACACTCTTCTCTAGGTAACTGCATGGATTGTTGCTTTGCACATAGCGACAGTGCGCCACTTCCGAAGATAGTGAATATAAAGCAGAGCGGTTTTTGCAAAATCGAACCGTTGTTTCACTGACAACGCTGAATGTGACAGACAACTGGTAGTACTATGGTCTTCGGAATTCCAATACAAACATTTTGGGGACTTATCGCCAACTTTCTTATTTAACAGAGACAGAGATTTAGTGTGGCCTCGCGTTCTTTCCACGACGGGTTTGTCGCATAAAGCTGCTATTCCCATTTGCGCTTTATTTGTGAATCATCTTTGTTCataactaattgtaagtaaataaaaattgcatttaagaTCACCTTTTCGTCTCCAGTGTCAGCTAGATTCCTAAACGCTGCAGCTGATGGATGTATCATCTTAGAAAGGCTGAACAGCTCGgaaatatttatacccttgcagagggtattataaaattggtcacaTGTTTGTAGCGCACAGAAAGAGaagtttccgaccccataaagtatatataatcttgatcagcatgagaagctgagttgatatagccatgtccgtctatACGTTCGtacgtccgtctgtgcgtacgtgttttactcagccgtcttaagagctaatGGGATGAAACTTGggatttgagctacttataacccgggaaaaataaggaatgaaaattgtcaggatcggatcactatatcatatagctctagaagaaacattttcataaaaattggagtatccctgTTACCGCCGtcattacaaatttaaatattaaccgTCAACCCGAAAATACTGTGTTATGGCAGCCCTGAAAATACCATGGTATGGCAGCCCTGAAAAACACGAGCGGGACCGACCGAGAGTTTGGCGTCAGTCTGTGATGGCACCAGGGGAAGAAAGCGACAAACTTTTTTAAAGCGTCTCGTTAAAAAGGTTTATTAAAAGCGTTAGGAAGCCTTCTTCGTTTAAAATGTCAAATTACATCACACATGTTGTAAAATCGCGCTAAATAAACTAAATGCTATATAAACTGTTACTTAAGTTTGTtttaatacaaacaaaacCCCGTGCGTcacatttctttaaaaaaagtttattgaGGTTAAAAAGTTTCCGCGTGCCCGAATTTCACCATATGTATCAAGTGCAAATACATAAAGacacacatatacatgtatattaGAGCGTAACTACACATAAAGTGTTCAAAGCCATGCATGTGTAAAAAACCTTTAAGTAGTACATGCACAAATTGCAGGGGATAAATTCATAGCACAATATAATCGGAAACCAATAGACTAAAACAAATCCAAAGCATCATGAATAAAGATCAAGACATTTGTAGTGCCTGTAACAAGAGTCGCCTAAACAGTAGTACCCAACATTGGGTTCAATGCGACAATTGCCAGAAATGGTACCACTTTCAATGTGCTGGAGTCAATAGCTCAATAGCAGAGGCTGAATGGATTTGCAACAGCTGCCAACAAGCGCTGGACAACGTGGCATCAACAAGCACTGGTCGTGACCCGTCAACAGGAGCGCCCAATATACCAAGTGCCAACAAAGCCACCGAACAACATTGCCCCGAATCTAACGCGGCAAATACGTCTTATCTCGGCAAACTAAACTTAGTCGAGCAAACTCAATCGCCAAGCTCAAATTATTTGATGTTGGCAATGCTGGAGGAAAGGCGGGAAGCCGAAAAAAGATACATCGAGCAAAAATACAACTTGCTTGCACAGCAGCAAGGAACGCAGGTAACGTGTTTCCAATTAAATGGACCTACTGCTTCTCAGCTAGCCGCAAGGCAAGTTTTACCTGCAGATCTACCCATCTTTAACGGAAATCCAGAGGACTGGCCAATCTTTATTAGCATGTACGAGAACAGCTGCCGTATAGCGGGGTTTTCAAACGCCGAAAACATGCTACGACTTCAGAAGAGCCTCAAAGGTAAAGCCTACGAACTAGTTCGTGATAAGCTACTGCTGCCAATACTGGTTCCTGATGTTATTAATACGCTCAAGACATTCTTCGGACGCCCGGAGCAAATACTCGATCGATTGATcgacaaaataagaaaaatatacGTACACAAGGATAAATTAGAATCCATCGTTGATTTCGCAATGGCGGTGAGAAACGCATGTGCAACCATGGAAGCGTGCAATTTAACCTCACATTCAAATAACCCGATGCTTCTTCGAGAACTTATCGACAAACTACCCACCCAGCAAAAGTTAAACTGGGCTATGCATCCACGTAACGAATCCATCCCGGTTATAAAATCATTTAGCGATTGGTTGTACAAAATAGCTGAGGCCGCAGCCACTGTCATGCCTGGCCAAAGCACTAAGGCCAATAATGtcaacacacactcacaagcACATCAACAACCACAGGAAGGACCAAATAATCGAGAGAATGGGTGGCAACAAAACTGTAAGCCGAAGCTACAATGCGTGAAGTGTGCTTCCACGGATCACCAGGTTGCTCTATGTCAAAGCTTCAAGCGACTGTCGGTTGACGATAGGCAACGAATAATAAACGAAGCCAAGGTATGCTACAGGTGCCTCAAAAGTCACCGCCGTAAATGCTTCTCTAATCGTGACTGCGGAATCGACAATTGCAACTCAAAACATCACCCGCTTCTTCACAAAGGCACAGGCAGAACCGAAGTTGTTACTGCTCATCATAAAGACAATGTAGTGGAAGGACAATTTTTTCGTGTTGTACCCATCAAACTGTATGGAGCCAATGTAACCTTTAACACGTTCGCATTTTTAGATGAGGGCTCATCAGTCACTCTCATCGATGAAAGCATTTTGGACAAGCTGAAGATCTCTTCAACGCCAGAGCCAATTTGCCTGCAATGGACCGGTGAAGAAACCAGAAACGAAGAGCACTCCGTTAAGACCCACCTACAAATCTCGGAAGCGGGAACTGACAAAAAGCTATGGCTCTACAACGTCCACTCAGTAAAGAAATTAGGATTGCCGAAACAAACCATCAATGTTGAAGAACTATCCAAGCAATATCCTTATTTGCGTGGTTTGCCGCTAAAGTCGTACCAAAACGGTACACCACTAATTTTAATCGGCAGCAACAATTGGAATCTAGCAATACCCCGCAAAATCCGCGAGGGCAGACGAAACGAACCCATTGCTTCAAAGTGCACATTAGGATGGTGCATCCAAGGATCAACAAACTCAAGCAAACACGTAACAATGCATCATTGCGAGTGCAATTGGAGTGAAATAGATAAAGCCATAAAGGAAAGTTTCACAATGGAACCAATCGTATCTAGAGAATTGCAATCCAAAAACGATAAAAGGGCGAAGGGCATTCTCGAAGATACCTGCAAAAAGGTCAATGGTCGATACGAAGTCGGCCTACTCTGGAAAGACGACACAGTCATTTTACCCGAAAGCTATACCGCAGCGCTGAAACGCCTCCAATGCCTACGggccaaaattaaaagaacgCCGGAACTGTTTGATAAAATTCAATCACAAATTGACAATCTATTAGAAAAAGGATATGCATCGGAGCTCAGACCAGAAGAAATATCCGATCGAAAGGAACGCGTCTGGTATCTCCCAATATTTATTGCTTTAAATCCGAATAAGCCAAACAAAATACGACTAGTATGGGATGCCGCCGCCAAAAGTCATGGAAAGTCGCTGAATGATTTTATGCTTACTGGGCCTGATTATCTAAATCCATTGACTTCTGTCCTAATGGCCTTCAGAGTAGGACGGATTGCCGTGTGCGCAGATATAGCCGAGATGTTTCATCAAATAAACATTCAGGAAAGCGACATGCACGTCCAGCGGTTCTTATGGCTCAATAAAAACGACCACACTCCAAGGATCTTCGTTATGCGCGCGATGACATTTGGAATTAATTGCGCACCTTGTATTGCCCACTATGTACGCGATAAAAATGCAGAGAATTACCAAATCAAAAATCCACGAGCGTACGAATCCATTACAAAGGCCCACTACGTGGACGACCTCATCGACAGTTTCAAAGATGACCTTGAAGCCATAACAGTTGCATCATCAGTTAGAGACATACATGCCGATGGTGGATTCCAAATAAGAAATTGGTGCTCAAACTCTGTATCTGTTCTCCAAAATCTAGGAGAACAGCAAATAAATCAACACCCCAAAGAATTAGGGAACCCTGAAAAGGTCCTCGGTATGTATTGGGACCCAAATAATGACGTTTTTAAGTTTATCTTCAGATTTTCGAGATTGAAACGAGACGTCCTAACCTATGAGATAGCACCAACGAAACGAGAGGTCTTACAAGTACTGATGTCTATATTTGATCCCCTCGTTCTATTATCGTGCTACACCGTAGGCCTTAAAATGCTGCTTCAAAAAGTCTGGCGCACAGGAATAGGATGGGACGAAGATTTACCCGAACAACTCCTCGAACAGTGGCGACAATGGAAAGGTGTCCTACTACACGCCAGCAATTTAGAATTTCCGCGTCACTACTCTGCTCTGCTGTTAAACGAAAGCCAGGTAGACCTTCATACCTTCGTAGACGCAAGCGAACATGCCTACGCCGCAGTAAGCTATCTTCGCATTAAACAAGGTCAAAACATAAGTACAGTGTTGGTATCAGCCAAATGTAAAGTAGCTCCACTCAAACCTGTATCTATACCTCGAATGGAACTTTTGGCAGCCGTCATGGGAGTAGGCCTAACAATGCGTATAATGAGCACCCGAGGCCTAAGAATCGATTCCTGCACATATTGGTCCGATTCTAAAACGGTCCTTAACTGGTTAACCATGGACCCAAGAAGACTCCAGTCATTCGTCATGCATAGAGTGGGCGAGATAGTCGACAAAACCAGCCCAAACCAATCGCGCTGGGTTAGCACAAAGGAAAACGTTGCAGACTTAGccacaaaaattttcaaagtaCCAGATGCATCTCGTTGGATTAAAGGACCCGATTTTCTAGGACTGTCTAGCGACAAGTGGCCAGATCAAAAGGGAATATCTGAGAACGTCTCACAGGAAATCGAAATGCGTAAGAATGTATTCGTCATAGTAAAGCTTAACCATTTCGATTTTGCAGTAGAATACTTTTCTGACTGGAAGCGCCTATATCGAGCAGTGGCCAACGTCATGCTGTACGCCCAAAAGTTACGCGCTAAGTGTTCGGGAAAGCCTCTACCACAAACCCTAAGCCCCGAAAATATACAAGCAGCAAAATCTCTTTTATGCAGACAGGCCCAATTAGCGACGTACTCAAATGAAATCAATTCGCTCAAAGACAAATCAGTGGTGGACAAGTCAAGCTCATTAATTGCTTTAAATGTTTACCTGGACTCAGAAGACACCATCCGCAAGGGCAGGTCAGACAGTATAACTTCTGACGGTGACGCAATCGTAATCCCAAGACACAGCAGAATTGCCTTTTTAATCGCAAAGGATTATCACGAAAAATCTCACCATATATTTCACGAGTGTACTATCAACCTTATTAGAAGCGTATATTATATACCACGCCTAAGAGTACTATATAAAATCGTCCGAAATGCATGCCAACACTGCAAAATATCCACAGCGAAGCCTCAAGTGCCACAAATGGCACCTATACCGATCGCCAGACTAGCT from Drosophila willistoni isolate 14030-0811.24 unplaced genomic scaffold, UCI_dwil_1.1 Seg531, whole genome shotgun sequence includes these protein-coding regions:
- the LOC124461560 gene encoding uncharacterized protein LOC124461560, whose translation is MNKDQDICSACNKSRLNSSTQHWVQCDNCQKWYHFQCAGVNSSIAEAEWICNSCQQALDNVASTSTGRDPSTGAPNIPSANKATEQHCPESNAANTSYLGKLNLVEQTQSPSSNYLMLAMLEERREAEKRYIEQKYNLLAQQQGTQVTCFQLNGPTASQLAARQVLPADLPIFNGNPEDWPIFISMYENSCRIAGFSNAENMLRLQKSLKGKAYELVRDKLLLPILVPDVINTLKTFFGRPEQILDRLIDKIRKIYVHKDKLESIVDFAMAVRNACATMEACNLTSHSNNPMLLRELIDKLPTQQKLNWAMHPRNESIPVIKSFSDWLYKIAEAAATVMPGQSTKANNVNTHSQAHQQPQEGPNNRENGWQQNCKPKLQCVKCASTDHQVALCQSFKRLSVDDRQRIINEAKVCYRCLKSHRRKCFSNRDCGIDNCNSKHHPLLHKGTGRTEVVTAHHKDNVVEGQFFRVVPIKLYGANVTFNTFAFLDEGSSVTLIDESILDKLKISSTPEPICLQWTGEETRNEEHSVKTHLQISEAGTDKKLWLYNVHSVKKLGLPKQTINVEELSKQYPYLRGLPLKSYQNGTPLILIGSNNWNLAIPRKIREGRRNEPIASKCTLGWCIQGSTNSSKHVTMHHCECNWSEIDKAIKESFTMEPIVSRELQSKNDKRAKGILEDTCKKVNGRYEVGLLWKDDTVILPESYTAALKRLQCLRAKIKRTPELFDKIQSQIDNLLEKGYASELRPEEISDRKERVWYLPIFIALNPNKPNKIRLVWDAAAKSHGKSLNDFMLTGPDYLNPLTSVLMAFRVGRIAVCADIAEMFHQINIQESDMHVQRFLWLNKNDHTPRIFVMRAMTFGINCAPCIAHYVRDKNAENYQIKNPRAYESITKAHYVDDLIDSFKDDLEAITVASSVRDIHADGGFQIRNWCSNSVSVLQNLGEQQINQHPKELGNPEKVLGMYWDPNNDVFKFIFRFSRLKRDVLTYEIAPTKREVLQVLMSIFDPLVLLSCYTVGLKMLLQKVWRTGIGWDEDLPEQLLEQWRQWKGVLLHASNLEFPRHYSALLLNESQVDLHTFVDASEHAYAAVSYLRIKQGQNISTVLVSAKCKVAPLKPVSIPRMELLAAVMGVGLTMRIMSTRGLRIDSCTYWSDSKTVLNWLTMDPRRLQSFVMHRVGEIVDKTSPNQSRWVSTKENVADLATKIFKVPDASRWIKGPDFLGLSSDKWPDQKGISENVSQEIEMRKNVFVIVKLNHFDFAVEYFSDWKRLYRAVANVMLYAQKLRAKCSGKPLPQTLSPENIQAAKSLLCRQAQLATYSNEINSLKDKSVVDKSSSLIALNVYLDSEDTIRKGRSDSITSDGDAIVIPRHSRIAFLIAKDYHEKSHHIFHECTINLIRSVYYIPRLRVLYKIVRNACQHCKISTAKPQVPQMAPIPIARLASFERPFTYTGVDYFGPILVNVGRHKEKRWGVLFTCLTLRAVHLEVAYKLDVSSCIMCLKNFMALRGTPREIFSDNGTNFKATEKLVKEELVKIDFDQIAVHYEAIKWRFNPPAAPHMGGAWERLVRTVKSALKAICPSSNFNDETLRSALMEAEFIINSRPLTFVSLDTGDDEALTPNHLLLGSKAGYKPVSGNVADLRLRWHQTQSFADRFWKRWVKYTPTLTRRSKWFTKRPPVDIGDVVIVVDDNLPRNLWPKGRITDVITAKDGQVRRATISTPNGVMIRPVSKIAVLDVGLKESEHPEVVHGGGNVTAVITNLNINRQPENTGLWQP